Genomic segment of Mytilus edulis chromosome 12, xbMytEdul2.2, whole genome shotgun sequence:
TAGTAAACCAAACCaaaattctattgaaaatattttttttatacaattcatGTATGTCAACAATGTCCTTCAATCGATGCACAATTGTACGAAAACTGATATTTAGAATCAAAATGGTCTCTAAACCAATAAGTTAGCATTGAATAACATGTGATGCACAATCGTTGAAAAGTGTCTGTGAAATATCAGCATGTTTCAACACATTCTTCTtgtaatgtttacaaattttCATGTTTCGGAGTGGTTACTCGAATAGAAAATTAACATTAAGAACTAGTTTATTGTACAACAAAGTTTAtatagtgaaaaaaaaatgataaaaaattaaaaaaaatgcatatggcGGACAAATATTTTGACCTGACTGTTTTTGTTTGCATTAGGTGTACGTTTGATATGACTGTTTTGTTTTGGTTATGTATAatgattaactttttttttcatcagaaCGTTATCTATGAATAACGTTTTGTATTGTAGACAACACAGATATGAAATAATAAGGATCAAATCACACAGCATTGACAAATTttcttttggaaaaaaatacatgtactatgAATTGGACAAGGAGAGGTAGAAcatgtggtatgggctttactcatagttgaaggccgtcTGGTGACTTATAACTGTTATTTTTgtgacatttggtctcttgttgagatttgtctcataagcaatcataccacttcgcctttatttaaaatcataatttatgatTTAGATGGTACAGAGTCAAACAAATCATAAAGGCGTCATGAAAACGTTCGAATGTTCCCATTTAAaggatatttgattaaaatatcgtGCAAGCCATGTATTATGGAAACACAATCCTTAGAACGTAGTATCAACTGCAAATAGCAATTCGAAGAATGAAATTAATATCAACAGAGCCatgttttagttaattttagataaattatttttttacatttttggcggccattttgaaatttccgccatttaattttatttttaaagttttaaataccGCCACGACTTACTTTAAACGTTAAATCACATTTGTTatgctttaaaaatattagatTTGAATATTATTTGCTGTAATTTAAAACTGGTAACTGATATTTTGACTGattggcagccatcttgaaaatggccgccatattggatttttcaggtgggtccatagcttaaaTTGACAACCATATATAGATCTAccattgtgcaaagtttcatgcttttatcaTCAAACCCACAATTCTTTTGACAAAATGCACGAATCAGCTGGACTATTTTAGGTGTAATTTACGTGTTTTAATAATAACTAACTGTGTTTGTGATACTTCGTGCAGTTTATGAATTTTTAAGTGTCTACATGTGACACAAATTAGCCTTAGTTCCCTGTGACTTTAAATATTGCGCTCTCACCACCATTCTTTCCTACAGAGACAGTTTTAGCTATTTCAAACCtgtaattaaaagtgggcaaaccagaACATTTTTACGTCCAGGCTGAAGGGGGATGTTAAATGCATAGACTATATATGTTGGACACCAAGATCTCTCACTCTGCtttacaaccactaggtcgatgccactgctggtgaagttttctccccgagggtatcaccagcccagtagtcagcacctcTGTGTTGACAATAATTATCTTTGATATagtcattattataaattaactgattacaaaatttgaattttcgaaatattaaggcttttctacccagGAATAtattaacttagctgtatttggcaaaactttttggaattttgggtcctcaatgctcttcaacttcgtattttatttggcctttataaccttttttgattcgagcgtcattgatgaatcttttgtagacgaaacgcgagtctgacGTATACATaattttaatccttgtatctatgatgagtttatctgcaTGCAAATGGCGTTCATTTGACTATGAGGTGAATGACATCAGTCCCGTCCCGTCCTATCGGGTCTAATTGGGTGGATTAACGGATGTGTAACCTCAACTGAACGTCCAGCGGaacatatttcatacatattcacgTTCGCTTTGCTGAAAGAGGGATGTACAAATAGTCACTTCGAATTTGGgactttaaaaattaataaaatctggAATGTTATGCGCTCAGTAAAACCTGTAccatgtgcctgtaccaagtgaaGGATATAGCAGTCAAGAACCAACCAATTCACCGTTTGCAAACTAACGTAtgctgggtaatattttcaaaaaacgtACAACAAACTGTTGGTTGAAGATCTATACAACCATAGTAGACAGAGAGATTATGTTATTTTCGTTTTGGTGTTCAAACAGTTTAAGTATCCATAATCCTTTAGAATCTGCATCGGTGAATATTTCCTATCAAATTGTTTGAtgaaatatttctaagtacataAGGGCATTATTTTTCTCCTTCTTAACTTTGAGTTAATTAATCCCTATGACAACCATACCTACAGaagttttacattttacatacaaCTAGAGTCTCCTGGAAGTATGAATAGCTCACTTGGATGTATACAATAGAAAATGCAAGCTTTTAGATCAAAGTAATTTATATGGTTAGTACCTTTTACCAAAAATATCTGAATGGTTTGTTTTCTTCTGTtcctaaataaaaattaaaacgcAATTTCTAATATCTCTAGGTATGTACGAgcatttattttattctttactttCAATTGTTTACTCCCTATTCTGAATAttacaacaataataataaaaagtttattcgATTAGTACCAAAGTAATAAGACATTGTAAGAAACTTCTAACGAACACTTCTGTATGGTTTGTTTCCATTTCTATTCTTCTAATCTTATATAGAAAttaaaacgtaattaaccatggcgttttaatataaatgttgaGCTCAAGTGACCTCTATCAAGTTTCGTGCCACTAGTTCATTAATTCTTGAAAGGAAGATCGTTAAAAATTGGACCAATAGACCACATTGGACTTTTCATCAAGACGCAAGTAACCACATTTATGAAGTACCAGTTTAAAGAACATTTCTGCATCATTTGATTCACTTCATCTGTTCAAAAAGAATTTTTCAATAGGGTGTCAATGCATATATGACATCCATCGGAGGCCATATCGATTTTCCGATCGGCCTCAAATTGAAAACAGTTGTTGAGCACAggaacatattttgaaagtttggtTCCATTCTGTTCAGTAGTTATCAAgaagatcaaaatataaaatagctATTCTTCAGCCGACGGACGACAAAAGCACACATACAGCCTGTGGCCAAGTgagcaaaaaaaacccaaatagcTTCATTTTTTCTTACCTTTCGATCGTCACGTGATACAAATATAACTACATTGTTGTCACATTCCTCAAAGTCCCAATTCACTCTTAGATAGTATGCAAAACTTTGTGCTGCAGCTTTGGCATCAGATCTGTAATAGCACAAACTTAAATAACTTGTCTTGAAGTAGAAAATAAAGTAATTGGAAATTTTTAAATTGGTACGTGAGTTTAATGTCAATGATGAAGCCAAAGTACCATAAAATTTCGCTTCATacatttcttcattttttgtaaGAACTCAAGAGATAATTCCTTCcagaaattttgaatttaaatttccaGTTTTTTGCAGACAAGCTTATGCAAAGCTGATCTTAGATAGATGGTTTTTAGCGTTTATGAATAgacactgtgtttttttttgcTCTCAAAAGTCATATTTTCGGCGTTACAAATTGTTGAACTGGATAAAagttcagtaaaaaatctccaaTTCACTTTAATGCAAATCTATGTCTTGAATTAAATTTATACCAGATTTATCTTTAGAAATCAAAagctttcatatatcattcattaaagtacaaatgtagtccCATATTTTGCAACAAttaaaacatagggtcatgcggcattttttggcatttacatggccttgtttacaaacactgtagATTCGCACTTAATTCATATACTGACcaccattacttttcaaccctgtagtaaaaaatcaaatgcattcagcattcattttttttcaaactttagttttgatccatcaagcaaaaaatatttattacaaacattatctaccaatcagaagagcacaggACTTCAGTgatatacagaaagctctccctcaaatgggcggtccctgatgacgtatatttattacTGAATTTAACCCTATAGAGTATGATGTACATTTTTGCTATCTATTTCATATTTAGTACAAACCCAAAATAACTCATAGACGGAACCAGAGCAACCGCGATGTTGTAACCATCTGGATAGGAACATTCTGAACAGCTACATGTACCAGATCTTGACACTCTCTCTATAAGCTCGTCTAACTCATCACCTGAAagatttacaattttcataaataagagaaaaaaaaaaattagattatCATAAAGTTAAATGCTGTTGTTTCAATCTTGATCTAATTGAATGAacattgggccattccagttaatttctgacaggtggggatggatgggaAGATTTTTTTTGATACGTATCAGAAAAAAAgatcatgaaaaactacctttcagataaaaaaaaattaagacctatcagatgaAGAGTTCCTGTTCATGttgggtggatgggctttcatggaAAAAAATGACCTATCAGATTCTTTTACTGCAAGAattgtacccatcagaattttaaaaacaataccagataatgcatgataCGAAACTGTCTACATTTCAAAGCAACCATCAGATCTGACATAGGCATTTTTGTTACCCCCAAGATgtaatcatttttaattatttactgctgCCAAGACACTCAGAAGTTTTTTGCGATAAGTGTACCTGTCAgatgaaaaaacccaaaatttcacccctaagatgtataaattttacacccctcagaaaggaccatccatccccctttagcagatattaactggaatggtCCATTTCGTTCTAGTTGCTTAACTCTTTCACTTTTcggtacaaaaaaataataactttggCCGACATTTGACCATTCCTAGTTATTTTAGTTtttctgttaacattttgtacTAATATAGCATATAGCAATTTAAGAAACAGTTCGTATTATCTAACTGTTTACAGGGGTGGatccaggattttttttttaaaagggggcaTAATTCCATAGAACGGAAGATATACTGCCGAGCTCAAAATTTACACTCAACACCTGAAAAAGTAATTAAGTggtaaattgcagttt
This window contains:
- the LOC139499268 gene encoding uncharacterized protein, producing the protein MYLTFVHEMDISRLIFLLALYVIDVSEAASSPPPCVPDTSHKDSWRKEDFPNPQINIDKCGRNCKKSWICDPSHILSRQSGDELDELIERVSRSGTCSCSECSYPDGYNIAVALVPSMSYFGSDAKAAAQSFAYYLRVNWDFEECDNNVVIFVSRDDRKEQKKTNHSDIFGKRFEIAKTVSVGKNGGESAIFKVTGN